A window of the Deltaproteobacteria bacterium genome harbors these coding sequences:
- a CDS encoding polyprenyl synthetase family protein, which translates to MSLAAAVTAGTLNEAVIPALAARRARPSPPLWQEFALEAVRLLAPELREVESRIASRCGGIAGPLPEACRYLVTADGKRLRPVLALLGARIAGAGRSRAIHMAAAAELVHSASLLHDDVLDDGTRRRGKEAVRVIWGNRISILGGNHLLVAALLELSACEAGDTESMLRVLDELVEGEVMQHALRTQPIVTAAVYQEVVARKTASLIGWPVSAAARGTPAARPLAHYGFHLGIAFQMVDDLLDVTGEAAKVGKNLASDVREGKPSLPLVAACEIFPEAAREARRLFRLPEDERTGAYLDPLMHWLKHPRTLAAARGWIQSTTRQALNGLDALPPSEARSLLERATLALEHRAL; encoded by the coding sequence ATGAGTCTCGCCGCCGCTGTCACTGCCGGTACCCTGAACGAGGCCGTCATCCCGGCGCTCGCCGCCCGCCGCGCACGGCCCAGCCCGCCGCTCTGGCAGGAGTTCGCCCTGGAGGCCGTGCGGCTTCTGGCCCCGGAGCTGCGCGAGGTGGAGTCGCGCATCGCCAGCCGCTGCGGCGGCATCGCCGGGCCGCTCCCCGAGGCCTGCCGCTACCTTGTCACCGCCGACGGGAAACGGCTCCGCCCGGTACTCGCGCTGCTGGGCGCGAGGATCGCCGGCGCCGGCCGCTCCCGCGCCATCCACATGGCCGCGGCGGCCGAACTGGTGCATTCGGCCTCGCTTCTCCACGACGACGTGCTGGACGACGGCACCCGCCGCCGGGGGAAGGAGGCGGTCCGCGTCATCTGGGGGAACCGGATCAGCATCCTGGGGGGCAATCACCTCCTCGTGGCCGCGCTTCTGGAGCTTTCGGCCTGCGAGGCGGGCGACACGGAATCCATGCTCCGCGTGCTGGATGAGCTCGTCGAGGGCGAGGTGATGCAGCACGCGCTGAGGACGCAGCCCATCGTCACGGCGGCGGTCTACCAGGAGGTCGTGGCCCGCAAGACCGCCTCGCTCATCGGCTGGCCGGTGTCGGCTGCGGCACGCGGAACGCCCGCCGCCAGGCCGCTCGCGCACTACGGCTTCCACCTGGGCATTGCGTTCCAGATGGTCGATGACCTGCTGGACGTGACCGGCGAGGCGGCAAAGGTGGGCAAGAACCTCGCCAGCGACGTGAGGGAGGGAAAACCCTCGCTCCCGCTCGTCGCCGCCTGCGAGATCTTCCCGGAGGCCGCCCGCGAGGCCCGCCGCCTGTTCCGTCTGCCCGAAGACGAGCGCACCGGGGCGTATCTCGACCCCCTCATGCACTGGCTCAAGCACCCGCGCACGCTGGCCGCCGCCCGGGGCTGGATACAGTCCACCACGCGGCAGGCCCTGAACGGCCTCGACGCGCTGCCGCCCTCGGAAGCCCGGAGCCTGCTGGAGCGGGCCACGCTGGCACTGGAGCACCGGGCGCTGTAG
- a CDS encoding TetR/AcrR family transcriptional regulator: MKRSEATAEAPPQSVSRLDEKRADKTQRIVTAGLTLFAERGFHGTSIPDICKEANVAAGTIYRYFESKEALVNAVFRASKARLRDCLFDGLDTKAAPRSLFRDFFWRLVAFARSCPTDFAFLEMQDHIPYLDRESRDLEIAVLAPIWLVLLEHRNNGVMKEVRPEIVIGMVWGALVGLMKGERMGYFKVTEQDLVDAEQACWDGMIRRAGGTN; this comes from the coding sequence ATGAAACGATCTGAAGCCACTGCTGAAGCCCCGCCCCAGTCCGTCAGCCGGCTGGATGAAAAGCGCGCAGACAAGACGCAGAGGATTGTGACGGCGGGGCTCACGCTGTTTGCCGAGCGGGGTTTTCACGGAACTTCCATCCCGGACATCTGCAAAGAGGCCAACGTCGCCGCTGGCACCATCTACCGCTACTTCGAGAGCAAGGAAGCGCTCGTCAACGCAGTCTTCCGGGCGTCGAAAGCGCGGCTCCGGGACTGCCTTTTTGACGGACTCGACACAAAAGCAGCCCCCCGGTCCCTGTTCAGGGATTTTTTCTGGCGCCTCGTGGCCTTTGCCCGGAGCTGTCCCACCGATTTCGCGTTCCTCGAAATGCAGGATCACATCCCGTACCTCGACCGTGAGAGCCGCGATCTCGAAATCGCTGTGCTCGCCCCCATCTGGCTCGTGCTGCTTGAGCACCGTAACAATGGCGTCATGAAAGAAGTCCGGCCCGAGATCGTGATCGGCATGGTCTGGGGCGCGCTGGTCGGCCTGATGAAGGGAGAGCGCATGGGGTATTTCAAGGTCACCGAACAGGATCTCGTGGATGCGGAACAGGCCTGCTGGGACGGAATGATCCGCCGGGCAGGCGGGACGAACTGA